One Flagellimonas sp. CMM7 genomic region harbors:
- a CDS encoding SIS domain-containing protein, translating to MSNIQSILSIAKRTIEIESKAIQNLVNLLDEQFAHAVQHILESQGRVVVSGVGKSAIIASKIVATLNSTGTPAIFMHAADAIHGDLGTIQEDDVVVCISKSGNTPEIKALLPLIKIGKNKLIGITGNMDSILAKQADFALSTYVEKEACPNNLAPTTSTSAQLAMGDALAISLLELRGFSSADFAKYHPGGALGKKLYLRVADIVINNQKPQVNADSSVKEVIVEISEKMLGVTAVMENNAIVGIVTDGDIRRMLSKYDNISGLTAKDIMTSDPKSIDVDTLAVKALAILQEKGISQLLAFDKDHYAGVVHIHNLINEGIL from the coding sequence TTGAGCAACATCCAGTCTATTTTATCCATTGCGAAAAGAACGATCGAAATCGAGAGTAAGGCCATACAAAATTTGGTCAATCTGCTCGATGAACAATTTGCCCATGCGGTGCAGCACATTCTAGAATCCCAAGGAAGGGTTGTAGTATCTGGAGTAGGCAAAAGTGCTATTATAGCATCTAAAATTGTAGCTACACTTAATTCTACTGGCACGCCTGCTATCTTTATGCATGCTGCAGATGCTATTCATGGGGATTTGGGCACTATCCAAGAAGACGATGTTGTGGTTTGTATCTCAAAAAGTGGGAACACCCCAGAAATAAAAGCGTTGCTTCCCTTAATAAAAATTGGAAAAAACAAGTTGATCGGTATTACCGGAAACATGGACTCCATATTGGCCAAACAAGCTGATTTTGCACTAAGCACGTATGTTGAGAAAGAAGCTTGCCCTAACAATTTGGCTCCTACCACAAGTACTTCGGCACAATTAGCAATGGGAGATGCACTTGCAATTAGCCTTTTGGAACTTAGAGGTTTTAGCAGTGCAGACTTTGCCAAATATCATCCGGGAGGTGCTTTGGGCAAAAAATTATACTTACGTGTTGCGGACATTGTTATAAATAATCAGAAACCGCAAGTGAATGCTGACTCAAGTGTAAAAGAAGTTATTGTTGAAATTTCTGAAAAAATGTTAGGGGTAACAGCGGTAATGGAAAATAATGCCATTGTCGGTATCGTTACAGATGGAGATATTAGAAGAATGCTTAGTAAGTACGACAATATAAGCGGCCTAACTGCAAAAGACATTATGACTTCCGACCCCAAGTCTATTGATGTTGATACTTTGGCAGTTAAAGCATTGGCCATCCTACAGGAAAAAGGAATTTCACAACTTCTCGCTTTCGATAAAGATCACTATGCCGGGGTGGTTCATATTCACAACCTTATAAACGAAGGAATTTTGTAA
- a CDS encoding ATP-dependent DNA helicase RecQ, whose product MGLTNTDLHSSLKKYFGFSQFKGLQEKVIQNILENKDTFVIMPTGGGKSLCYQLPAIMNEGTAIVVSPLIALMKNQVDAIRGVSDEHGIAHVLNSSLTKTEVKQVKEDITNGITKLLYVAPESLTKEENVEFLKGVPLSFVAVDEAHCISEWGHDFRPEYRNLKSIINRLGDNIPIIGLTATATPKVQEDIIKNLGMTNAKVFKASFNRPNLFYEVRPKTQNVDADIIRFVKQNQGKSGIIYCLSRKRVEELAQVLQVNGVSAVPYHAGFDAKTRSKYQDMFLMEDVDVVVATIAFGMGIDKPDVRFVIHHDIPKSIESYYQETGRAGRDGGEGHCLAFYSYKDVEKLEKFMSGKPVAEQEIGNALLQEIVAYAETSMSRRKFILHYFGEDFDGEKGDGADMDDNARNPKKKEEAKDDVVKLLTVVKGTNEKFKTKETVKILVGKVNAMISSHKTDEKDFFAIGSERDEAYWMALTRQVLVAGLLKKEIEQYGILHLTDDGEEFLGEPRSFLMTKDHIYSAENDDAIITASKSSGGSTDDKLLKLLRDLRRNEAKKIGVPPFVVFQDPSLDDMALKYPINNEELLTIHGVGEGKAKKYGKPFLNLIANYVEENDIIRPDDLVVKSTGANSALKLYIIQNVDRKLPLDDIASAKGLELPALIKEMEQIVFSGTKLNIGYWVDEILDEDQQEEIHEYFLEADTDSISNAIDEFDGDYEDEELRLYRLKFISEVAN is encoded by the coding sequence ATGGGTCTTACGAATACCGATTTGCACTCCTCGCTAAAAAAATACTTTGGTTTTTCACAGTTTAAGGGGCTACAAGAAAAAGTAATACAAAACATACTTGAAAATAAGGACACTTTTGTGATAATGCCCACAGGTGGCGGTAAATCTCTTTGTTATCAACTACCAGCAATTATGAATGAAGGTACGGCCATTGTTGTATCTCCACTTATTGCACTTATGAAGAATCAAGTTGATGCCATTCGAGGTGTGTCTGATGAACATGGTATTGCCCATGTGTTAAATTCTTCCTTAACAAAGACGGAGGTAAAACAGGTAAAGGAGGATATCACCAATGGTATCACCAAATTGTTATATGTTGCGCCAGAGTCTTTGACCAAGGAAGAGAACGTAGAATTTTTAAAAGGTGTTCCACTTTCTTTTGTGGCGGTGGACGAAGCACACTGTATCTCTGAATGGGGCCATGACTTTAGACCTGAGTATCGTAATCTTAAAAGCATTATCAATCGTCTTGGGGATAATATTCCAATCATTGGTCTTACCGCAACAGCTACGCCAAAGGTGCAGGAGGATATCATCAAGAATTTGGGAATGACTAATGCCAAGGTATTTAAAGCTTCATTCAACAGGCCCAATTTGTTTTATGAAGTACGCCCAAAAACCCAGAATGTAGATGCTGATATTATTCGTTTTGTAAAGCAAAACCAGGGAAAATCTGGAATCATCTATTGTCTAAGTAGAAAAAGAGTTGAGGAATTAGCACAGGTATTACAGGTTAATGGAGTTAGCGCAGTACCTTATCATGCAGGTTTTGATGCCAAAACAAGATCAAAATACCAAGACATGTTTTTGATGGAGGATGTTGATGTAGTGGTTGCCACTATAGCTTTTGGTATGGGTATTGACAAGCCTGATGTACGTTTTGTAATTCATCATGATATTCCAAAAAGTATTGAAAGTTACTACCAAGAGACCGGAAGAGCGGGAAGAGATGGCGGTGAGGGACATTGCTTGGCTTTTTATTCCTATAAAGACGTTGAAAAACTGGAAAAATTCATGTCCGGAAAACCTGTTGCTGAGCAGGAGATCGGTAACGCACTCTTGCAAGAAATTGTTGCTTATGCAGAAACTTCGATGTCTCGTAGAAAATTCATCCTTCATTATTTTGGTGAAGATTTTGATGGAGAAAAAGGGGATGGTGCGGACATGGACGATAATGCAAGAAATCCGAAGAAAAAAGAAGAAGCCAAGGATGACGTGGTAAAACTTTTGACCGTTGTTAAAGGAACAAACGAAAAATTTAAAACAAAAGAGACTGTGAAAATATTGGTTGGTAAAGTAAACGCCATGATATCTTCGCACAAAACAGACGAAAAGGATTTCTTCGCTATTGGTTCTGAAAGAGACGAAGCCTATTGGATGGCATTAACCAGACAGGTATTAGTGGCAGGATTACTGAAAAAAGAGATTGAACAATACGGTATTTTGCATTTAACTGATGATGGTGAGGAGTTTTTGGGTGAACCACGTTCTTTTCTAATGACCAAAGATCATATCTATAGTGCTGAGAACGATGATGCCATTATTACCGCGAGTAAATCTAGCGGAGGTTCTACAGATGATAAGTTATTGAAATTACTACGAGATTTGCGTAGAAATGAAGCAAAAAAGATTGGTGTGCCACCTTTTGTGGTGTTTCAAGATCCATCTTTGGATGATATGGCCTTAAAATATCCTATTAACAATGAAGAACTTTTAACGATTCATGGAGTTGGTGAGGGAAAGGCCAAAAAATATGGAAAACCATTTCTCAATCTTATTGCGAACTATGTTGAAGAGAATGATATTATTAGACCTGATGACCTTGTGGTTAAAAGTACAGGTGCCAACTCTGCTTTAAAACTGTACATTATCCAAAATGTTGATAGAAAGTTGCCTTTAGACGATATTGCTTCAGCAAAAGGATTGGAATTACCTGCCCTTATCAAAGAAATGGAACAGATCGTATTTAGTGGAACCAAACTAAATATAGGTTATTGGGTTGATGAAATTCTGGATGAAGATCAACAAGAAGAAATTCACGAGTATTTTTTAGAAGCAGATACAGATTCCATATCTAATGCTATAGATGAGTTTGATGGTGATTATGAAGATGAAGAATTAAGACTTTACAGGCTCAAATTCATTAGTGAAGTGGCAAATTAA
- a CDS encoding DUF2752 domain-containing protein, with amino-acid sequence MPEAIKKVFLILILGVLSILAILLYFSFNPESGLLFPKCPFNTYLGIYCSGCGSQRAIHDLLHLRVGEAISHNVLLLPALFVIGQHLAIKLGISKRKSLLNYRYSPLIILSVVLLFMVFRNLKVFPFEYLAP; translated from the coding sequence ATGCCGGAAGCTATTAAAAAAGTATTCTTAATACTAATTTTAGGAGTATTGTCTATTTTGGCAATACTCCTTTACTTTTCTTTCAATCCAGAAAGTGGTTTGTTATTTCCAAAATGTCCCTTTAATACTTATCTCGGAATCTACTGCTCGGGATGTGGGAGTCAGAGGGCAATTCATGATTTACTCCATTTAAGAGTTGGAGAAGCAATAAGCCATAATGTTCTGCTGCTTCCAGCATTATTTGTGATTGGGCAACATCTAGCTATAAAATTGGGTATTTCAAAACGGAAAAGCCTTCTTAACTATAGATACTCCCCGTTGATAATCTTATCTGTAGTCCTGCTTTTTATGGTATTTAGAAACCTAAAAGTTTTTCCTTTCGAGTATTTGGCTCCTTAA
- a CDS encoding CD225/dispanin family protein — MENNSNMPPKPDNYLVWAILSTIFCCIATGIASIIYASKVNEAYARGEYEEAQKASKNAKMWALIGAGASLLIWIVYFAIFGFAILGGMANAGSY; from the coding sequence ATGGAAAACAATTCGAACATGCCGCCAAAACCAGACAATTATTTGGTTTGGGCCATTTTAAGTACAATATTCTGTTGTATTGCTACAGGAATAGCAAGTATAATCTACGCTTCTAAAGTTAATGAGGCTTATGCCAGAGGTGAATATGAAGAAGCTCAAAAGGCATCTAAAAATGCAAAAATGTGGGCATTGATAGGAGCTGGAGCCTCTCTTTTGATTTGGATCGTCTATTTTGCCATATTTGGTTTTGCAATTTTAGGAGGTATGGCAAATGCCGGAAGCTATTAA
- a CDS encoding CCC motif membrane protein: MEQKKLPNGVLSIVLGIFGFICCCTGIFGAISSGIGFFLATKSEKLYKENPDDYDNYSQIKTGKIISLIALILSAIMVVRWIYIISNAGGFGEFIEEFKSAYSEAMEQYN; encoded by the coding sequence ATGGAGCAAAAAAAATTACCAAATGGGGTGTTGAGTATTGTCCTTGGCATTTTCGGATTCATTTGTTGCTGTACCGGTATTTTCGGTGCTATTTCATCAGGAATTGGTTTTTTCCTGGCTACAAAGTCTGAAAAACTGTACAAGGAGAATCCAGACGATTATGATAATTATAGTCAGATAAAAACTGGAAAAATAATATCATTGATAGCGCTTATTTTAAGTGCAATAATGGTCGTAAGATGGATTTATATTATTTCTAATGCTGGTGGGTTTGGTGAGTTCATTGAAGAATTCAAATCAGCCTATTCAGAAGCAATGGAACAATACAATTAA
- a CDS encoding DUF2752 domain-containing protein has product MKSLISIAKIVVFFLAVIAIMYLQPTIFLLHAKDYMLPCLNKRLFGFECPGCGMQRSVSLIFQGEFLAAFKMYPAIYPLFLLFSFLLVNNFRKIKNANQIIITLGIVSVVTILTNYLFKLLQ; this is encoded by the coding sequence TTGAAAAGTTTAATATCAATAGCAAAAATAGTAGTATTTTTCTTGGCAGTAATTGCTATTATGTATCTACAACCAACCATTTTTTTGCTTCATGCAAAGGATTATATGTTGCCTTGTCTAAACAAGAGACTGTTTGGTTTTGAATGTCCTGGATGTGGTATGCAACGTTCCGTGAGTTTAATTTTTCAAGGTGAGTTTTTAGCTGCTTTTAAAATGTATCCGGCTATTTATCCCCTATTCTTACTGTTCAGTTTTTTATTAGTGAATAACTTTCGTAAAATTAAAAACGCCAATCAAATTATTATAACTCTAGGTATTGTTAGCGTAGTAACGATTTTGACCAATTATTTATTTAAACTTTTACAATAA
- a CDS encoding Smr/MutS family protein: MTVFNVGDQVEVLDETISGVVKSKDGNIITVVTSEGFSLEYTSKELVKIGGNIRVTNFEAAQSKKDKEHVKKKPTRILKPKERNTPKMEVDLHINQLVKSTKGLSHFDMLNLQLDTAKRQLHFAMDKRIQKVVFIHGVGEGVLKEELYYLFRKYENIKFYDADYQKYGLGATEVYIFQNI; this comes from the coding sequence ATGACTGTCTTTAACGTTGGTGACCAAGTAGAAGTGTTGGATGAAACCATATCTGGTGTTGTTAAGTCCAAGGATGGCAATATTATCACAGTGGTTACTTCTGAGGGTTTTTCATTAGAGTATACCTCCAAGGAACTTGTGAAGATTGGGGGAAATATACGTGTCACCAATTTTGAAGCAGCGCAAAGCAAAAAAGATAAGGAGCATGTCAAGAAGAAGCCGACTCGTATTTTAAAACCTAAAGAACGGAATACACCTAAAATGGAGGTGGACCTTCATATAAATCAATTGGTAAAGTCCACAAAAGGATTAAGCCATTTTGATATGTTGAATTTGCAGTTGGACACAGCTAAAAGGCAATTGCACTTTGCTATGGACAAACGTATTCAAAAAGTAGTTTTCATACATGGCGTTGGGGAAGGTGTCCTTAAGGAAGAACTATACTATCTTTTTAGGAAATATGAGAATATTAAGTTTTATGACGCAGACTATCAAAAATATGGATTAGGAGCAACTGAAGTTTATATATTTCAAAATATTTAG
- a CDS encoding cysteine desulfurase family protein codes for MQKVYLDNAATTQVREEVIAKMQEALAVYYGNPSSTHSYGRSAKTAVEKARKTIAKTLNAQPSEIIFTSGGTEADNMILRCAVRDLGVNTIITSKIEHHAVLHTAEELEKEYGISLLFVDLDTNGNPVFSHLKELLTKDDSKKLVSLMHVNNEIGNITDIGAIGEICKENDAFFHSDTVQSVGHYPWDVEKIAIDFFTAAAHKFHGPKGIGFAFIRKNSGLKPMIFGGSQERGFRAGTEPFHNIVGLEEAFVSSYENLEEETKFVKGLKQYFVEKIKKEIPAVDFNGFSGDLEKSTYTLANVRLPFDKQKGLMLLFHLDIKGIACSKGSACQSGSNMGSHVLTEILDDTELEKPSLRFSFSKYNTIEELDYTIGILKEFAES; via the coding sequence ATGCAAAAAGTGTATTTGGACAATGCGGCAACTACCCAGGTGAGAGAAGAGGTTATTGCCAAAATGCAAGAGGCCTTGGCCGTATATTACGGAAACCCATCTTCTACTCATAGTTACGGAAGGTCTGCAAAGACCGCCGTAGAAAAAGCTCGAAAAACAATTGCAAAAACATTGAATGCCCAGCCTTCAGAAATTATTTTCACATCTGGAGGTACGGAGGCTGATAATATGATTTTGCGTTGTGCAGTAAGAGATTTAGGGGTGAACACCATAATTACTTCAAAAATTGAGCATCATGCGGTGCTGCATACTGCTGAAGAATTGGAAAAAGAATATGGTATTTCGCTTCTTTTTGTTGATTTGGATACCAATGGAAACCCTGTGTTCAGCCACCTAAAGGAACTTTTGACAAAGGATGATTCCAAAAAATTGGTCAGTTTAATGCATGTGAACAATGAAATTGGGAACATAACGGATATCGGAGCTATTGGTGAAATATGCAAAGAGAATGATGCGTTTTTCCACTCGGATACTGTACAATCCGTAGGACATTATCCTTGGGATGTGGAAAAAATAGCTATTGATTTTTTTACTGCCGCTGCACATAAATTTCATGGCCCAAAAGGAATAGGATTTGCTTTTATTAGAAAAAACTCCGGTTTAAAACCCATGATTTTTGGAGGTTCCCAAGAACGAGGTTTTAGGGCTGGTACAGAACCCTTTCATAATATTGTTGGGTTGGAGGAAGCCTTTGTGAGTTCTTATGAAAATTTGGAAGAGGAAACCAAATTTGTAAAGGGCTTAAAACAATATTTTGTTGAAAAGATCAAAAAAGAAATTCCTGCAGTAGATTTCAATGGTTTTTCCGGTGATTTGGAAAAAAGCACATATACCTTGGCTAATGTGCGTCTACCTTTTGATAAACAAAAAGGGCTCATGCTACTTTTTCATTTAGATATAAAGGGAATAGCTTGTTCTAAAGGAAGTGCGTGTCAGTCTGGAAGTAATATGGGGTCTCACGTACTTACAGAAATTTTGGATGATACGGAATTGGAAAAACCGTCTTTACGTTTTTCTTTTTCTAAGTACAATACCATAGAAGAGTTGGATTACACCATTGGAATATTAAAGGAATTCGCAGAAAGTTAA
- a CDS encoding TonB-dependent receptor plug domain-containing protein — translation MENILKLLPGVSFNNELSTQYNVRGGNFDENLIYVNGIEVYRPFLVRSAQQEGLSFVNSDMITGLEFSSGGFQAKYGDKLSSVLDITYKNPVDFSLRVQGSLLGASTTLETISKNKKFSSINGVRYRDNSLFVNTQQTETNFNPKFVDAQSYLTYRFSKKYHLSFLGTFSVNDYQNEPLTRQTNFGTINNPRALLVFYEGKENSRYNNALGALKADYIINDNTKIDVTASVYHAQEEEFSDIIASYELGEIDTNLGSENLGEVTTSRGIGSQINRARNQLDALIFNLSHRGKFNKEGKSLEWGIKYAHEDIRDQLRESEFIDSAGFFVRPSEPGFVNNQPEEPFAGDIVAFESAQATNFVNTDRFSGFAQYSQQSKLGSHDIYFNLGMRAQHWILSGEGFENNAQTLFSPRGQFSIKPDWKKDILFRFAIGSYQQPPFYRELRDITGTINPNVEAQKSVHYVLGSEFSFNLWNRPFTLISEAYYKDLTNVNTYTVEDVRVRYTAQNNATAFVYGFDFRLTGTFVPGAESWVSLGYLQTEENIDNRGFISRPTDQRLKFAVLFQDYVPTIPNLKLYLNLVYNTGVPGGSPNNADPYEFQNRLRDYRRADMGISYIFADSKNQYPKGHWLHKFKEFSFGFEIFNMFNNQNSITNTWVRDVDSQRQFAVPNFLTSRILNVKFGMRF, via the coding sequence GTGGAAAATATTCTAAAACTGCTGCCAGGTGTTTCTTTCAACAACGAATTGAGTACTCAATACAACGTTCGTGGAGGTAATTTTGATGAGAATCTTATATATGTAAATGGCATAGAGGTCTATCGCCCTTTTCTGGTACGGTCCGCACAACAAGAAGGTTTAAGTTTTGTAAACAGTGATATGATTACTGGGCTCGAATTTTCCTCAGGAGGTTTTCAAGCAAAATATGGCGATAAACTATCCTCCGTTTTGGACATTACCTATAAAAATCCGGTTGATTTTTCATTACGCGTTCAAGGAAGTCTTTTAGGCGCCAGTACTACATTGGAAACCATTTCTAAAAACAAAAAGTTTAGCAGTATTAATGGGGTACGCTATAGAGACAACAGTTTATTTGTAAACACACAACAAACGGAAACCAATTTTAATCCAAAATTTGTAGATGCACAGAGTTATCTTACATACAGGTTTTCTAAAAAATATCATTTAAGTTTTCTGGGGACATTTTCCGTCAATGATTATCAAAATGAACCACTGACCCGGCAAACTAATTTTGGAACCATAAATAACCCTAGGGCCTTACTTGTTTTTTATGAAGGAAAAGAAAACAGTAGATACAATAATGCTCTTGGAGCTCTAAAAGCTGATTATATCATCAACGACAACACCAAGATAGATGTTACCGCTTCCGTTTATCACGCACAAGAAGAAGAATTCTCAGATATTATTGCTTCATATGAACTCGGTGAAATAGACACTAATTTAGGAAGTGAAAACTTAGGGGAGGTCACAACCTCTAGGGGAATAGGATCACAAATAAATAGAGCCAGAAATCAACTGGATGCATTGATTTTTAATTTATCTCATCGCGGCAAGTTCAATAAGGAAGGAAAATCTTTGGAATGGGGTATTAAATACGCACACGAAGACATTCGTGATCAACTTAGAGAATCTGAGTTTATAGATTCAGCCGGGTTTTTTGTCCGTCCATCCGAGCCAGGGTTCGTTAACAATCAACCCGAAGAACCGTTTGCGGGTGATATTGTGGCTTTTGAAAGCGCTCAAGCCACCAATTTTGTAAATACAGATCGATTTTCTGGATTTGCGCAATACAGTCAGCAGAGCAAACTAGGGTCTCATGATATCTATTTTAACTTGGGCATGAGAGCACAACATTGGATTTTAAGTGGAGAAGGCTTTGAAAATAATGCTCAAACACTTTTTAGCCCTAGGGGACAGTTCTCCATAAAACCAGATTGGAAAAAAGATATTCTGTTCAGGTTTGCAATAGGCAGTTACCAACAACCACCTTTTTATAGAGAATTAAGAGATATAACCGGAACCATAAACCCAAACGTAGAGGCGCAAAAATCCGTTCATTATGTATTGGGAAGTGAATTCAGTTTTAATCTTTGGAACAGGCCTTTTACTTTGATTAGCGAAGCTTACTATAAAGATTTAACTAATGTGAACACGTATACTGTAGAAGATGTTAGAGTTAGGTATACTGCACAAAACAATGCCACGGCCTTTGTCTATGGGTTTGACTTTAGACTTACAGGAACCTTTGTTCCGGGAGCAGAATCCTGGGTAAGTCTGGGATACCTTCAAACAGAGGAAAATATTGACAATAGAGGTTTTATTTCAAGGCCTACAGATCAACGGTTAAAATTTGCTGTTTTGTTCCAAGATTATGTGCCAACCATTCCAAACCTTAAACTTTATCTTAACCTTGTATATAACACAGGTGTTCCTGGAGGTTCTCCAAATAATGCAGATCCTTATGAATTTCAGAATAGATTAAGAGATTATAGAAGGGCCGATATGGGAATTTCCTATATTTTTGCCGATAGTAAGAATCAATACCCAAAAGGGCATTGGTTACATAAGTTTAAAGAGTTTAGTTTTGGCTTTGAGATTTTTAACATGTTCAATAACCAAAACTCTATAACAAACACTTGGGTCAGGGATGTGGATTCCCAAAGACAATTCGCTGTACCTAATTTTTTGACAAGCCGTATTCTTAATGTAAAATTTGGAATGCGATTTTAA
- a CDS encoding carboxypeptidase-like regulatory domain-containing protein, translating into MSALFSENNVLAATKPIIAILLIFGMFITQGQTASVAGTVLDQNSVPISNVNIVSGTLGTSTDTNGYYILQLTAETKNTITFSHLGHKNVVLENLILTTNETFEFNPVMKTDAIQVAGVDVTATGRKNIEGITTIPQRLLGKYREPMQVWKIF; encoded by the coding sequence TTGAGCGCACTTTTTTCAGAAAATAATGTATTGGCCGCTACAAAACCTATAATTGCAATACTATTGATTTTTGGGATGTTCATTACCCAAGGTCAAACAGCATCAGTTGCGGGAACGGTTTTAGATCAAAATAGCGTTCCAATTTCCAACGTAAATATTGTATCTGGTACTTTAGGCACCTCCACTGATACTAATGGCTACTATATTCTGCAATTAACTGCCGAAACTAAAAACACCATTACTTTTTCTCATTTAGGGCATAAAAACGTGGTTTTGGAAAACCTTATTTTGACCACAAATGAGACTTTTGAGTTCAATCCGGTAATGAAAACGGATGCCATTCAAGTTGCTGGCGTTGATGTTACCGCGACTGGAAGAAAAAACATTGAGGGCATTACCACTATCCCCCAGAGATTGTTAGGAAAATACCGGGAGCCAATGCAGGTGTGGAAAATATTCTAA
- a CDS encoding M23 family metallopeptidase, whose product MRLYFFGALFIFSQIISAQEKYPQDVFQSPLEIPLILAGTFGELRSNHFHSGIDIKTQRRQGLPVLAIADGTVTRIKVSQWGYGKALYVAHPNGYTSVYAHLKKFGPEIEAFIKKIQYKKQSYEVEVFPDYGELKVLKGNTIAYSGNTGGSSGPHLHFEIRSSVTEKPTNPLLYGYEIRDATNPSLVGLFGYPLSDDAIVNQSAKKIQLNFSKQPDGTFLADKITAIGTIGFGFNGFDRQDMAANKNGVYSVKQTVNGKIYSEYDFETFSFGETRYINTLIDYDHFGKFRQRIQKCFKEPYNRLAIYKTLHNNGKITIKEGLSYSIELLISDIEGNETKLSIPVEGKREVIKINRNDKKTDDFIFADKPNNFDLGAAKVYFPSNTFYKDFYIDLKKGKDTVAIHNNSIAAHRNFTISFDVSKYAPADRKQLFIARLDRNMEPRHSKTYKRDGSFTTRTRTLGTYTLAKDSIPPTISARNFKEKQWLSNYSYLSLEISDDLSGINTFSATLNGEWILMEYEPKTKTITYNFDDKILNTTQCDLKVVVTDNVGNSSTFERTFFRK is encoded by the coding sequence ATGCGTCTATACTTTTTTGGAGCCCTTTTTATATTTTCCCAAATCATTTCAGCACAAGAAAAATACCCTCAAGACGTTTTTCAATCTCCTTTGGAGATTCCCTTAATTTTGGCAGGTACTTTTGGAGAATTGCGTTCTAATCATTTTCACTCTGGAATAGACATTAAGACTCAAAGAAGGCAAGGGCTGCCTGTCCTAGCTATTGCTGATGGCACTGTAACCCGTATTAAAGTCTCTCAATGGGGATATGGCAAGGCGCTTTATGTTGCGCACCCCAATGGATATACCTCTGTATATGCACATCTTAAAAAATTTGGTCCTGAGATTGAAGCTTTTATCAAAAAGATACAGTACAAGAAACAATCTTATGAAGTTGAAGTATTTCCAGATTATGGAGAATTAAAAGTCTTAAAAGGAAATACAATTGCTTACTCCGGTAACACAGGAGGCTCTTCTGGACCTCATCTACATTTTGAAATAAGAAGTAGTGTCACCGAAAAACCCACTAATCCATTGTTATATGGTTATGAAATTAGAGATGCTACAAATCCCTCATTGGTAGGTCTTTTTGGATATCCGTTATCTGATGATGCCATTGTAAACCAAAGTGCAAAAAAAATACAGCTCAACTTCTCCAAACAACCGGACGGAACTTTTTTGGCTGACAAAATAACCGCAATTGGCACAATAGGTTTTGGTTTTAATGGATTTGACCGTCAAGATATGGCAGCCAATAAAAATGGTGTTTATTCTGTAAAACAAACCGTTAATGGAAAAATATACTCAGAATATGACTTTGAAACCTTCTCTTTTGGAGAAACAAGATATATAAACACATTAATTGATTATGACCATTTTGGGAAATTTAGGCAACGTATACAAAAATGTTTTAAAGAACCCTACAATCGTTTAGCCATTTACAAAACCCTTCATAACAATGGAAAAATAACAATTAAGGAAGGGTTGTCGTACTCTATTGAGTTGTTGATTTCAGATATAGAAGGAAATGAAACCAAGCTTAGCATTCCTGTGGAGGGAAAAAGGGAAGTCATTAAAATAAACAGGAATGATAAAAAAACAGATGATTTTATCTTTGCCGACAAGCCTAATAATTTTGATTTAGGTGCGGCTAAGGTTTATTTTCCTTCCAACACCTTTTATAAGGATTTCTACATAGATTTAAAAAAGGGCAAGGATACCGTGGCCATTCATAATAACAGTATTGCCGCCCATAGAAACTTCACCATTAGTTTTGATGTTTCCAAATATGCTCCTGCGGATAGAAAACAACTCTTTATAGCGCGTCTTGATAGAAATATGGAACCAAGGCACTCTAAAACATATAAACGTGATGGCTCTTTTACAACCCGAACTCGCACACTTGGAACCTACACATTAGCCAAGGACAGCATTCCCCCAACCATTAGTGCTAGAAATTTTAAAGAAAAACAATGGCTGAGCAATTACAGCTATTTAAGCTTAGAAATCAGTGATGACCTCAGCGGAATAAACACTTTTTCCGCAACCTTGAACGGTGAATGGATTTTAATGGAATACGAACCCAAAACAAAGACCATCACTTATAATTTTGATGATAAGATTCTAAATACGACACAATGTGACCTCAAAGTAGTTGTAACAGATAATGTTGGCAATTCCAGTACCTTTGAGCGCACTTTTTTCAGAAAATAA